In the Pygocentrus nattereri isolate fPygNat1 chromosome 19, fPygNat1.pri, whole genome shotgun sequence genome, one interval contains:
- the riok1 gene encoding serine/threonine-protein kinase RIO1, producing MDRRGCAVMPQVVPGQFDDAESGSDSEVSHNTGQPPTLEPKLSGVNLQPLSLEPVQPDEDDEEDDEEDVDDDWDWTESAGDFTKRYTAMRTGNSRQANRQNSKSDKMSVPSDKALMKFEHKINLDKLNYADSVINRVTVMQKQREADKYRVKDKSDRATVEQVLDPRTRMILFKMLSRGVISEINGCISTGKEANVYHATTAKGESRAIKIYKTSILLFKDRDKYVSGEFRFRHGYCKGNPRKMVRTWAEKEMRNLSRLKAAGIPSPEPIMLRSHVLVMGFIGKDDMPAPLLKNAALSESKARELYLQVIQNMRLMYQDARLVHADLSEFNMLYHNGDAYIIDVSQSVEHDHPHALEFLRKDCSNINDFFQKHNVAVMTVRELFEFVTDPSITSDNINQYLEKAMEIASARTAEERTNQDKVDEEVFKKAYIPRTLNEVSHYERDVDTMMKKEQGSSENVQNDCVLYQTVMGLKKDLSGVQTVPSLLEGCTEDGSSSNDEDEEEEEDSEAEDREERDQDKTQPLDKKERKKLAKEAQREKRKNKVPKHVKKRKEKVSKMKKGR from the exons ATGGACAGGAGGGGCTGCGCGGTGATGCCGCAGGTCGTGCCCGGACAGTTTGACGACGCTGAGTCGGGCAG CGACTCAGAAGTGAGTCACAATACTGGCCAGCCTCCAACACTGGAACCCAAGCTCAGTGGAGTCAATTTACAGCCCTTGTCCCTTGAACCTGTCCAGCcagatgaagatgatgaggaAGATGATGAGGAAGATGTGGATGATGACTGGGACTGGACTGAGTCAGCTGGAGATTTTACTAAACGCTACACTGCAATGAGGACTGGAAACAGTCGACAG gcTAATCGACAGAACTCAAAGTCAGATAAGATGAGTGTTCCGTCAGACAAGGCTCTGATGAAGTTTGAACACAAAATAAATCTAG ATAAGCTGAACTATGCAGATTCTGTTATCAACAGAGTCACAGTGATGCAAAAACAACGAGAAGCCGACAA GTACAGAGTTAAGGATAAATCAGATAGAGCCACCGTGGAACAG GTTTTGGACCCTAGAACTCGCATGATTCTCTTCAAAATGCTGAGCAGAGGAGTCATTTCAGAGATCAACGGCTGCATCAGCACTGGCAAAGAG gCCAATGTTTACCATGCTACCACAGCCAAGGGAGAAAGTCGAGCCATTAAGATTTACAAGACGTCAATTCTGCTTTTCAAGGACAGGGATAAATATGTCAGTGGAGAGTTCAG GTTTCGCCACGGCTACTGTAAAGGCAACCCAAGGAAGATGGTTCGGACGTGGGCGGAGAAGGAGATGAGGAACTTGAGCAG GCTTAAAGCAGCAGGAATTCCCAGCCCAGAGCCCATCATGCTTCGGAGCCATGTTCTCGTCATGGGCTTCATTGGAAAAGATGACAT GCCTGCTCCTTTATTGAAGAATGCTGCGCTGTCTGAATCCAAAGCTCGAGAGCTGTATCTGCAGGTCATCCAGAACATGAGGCTAATGTATCAGGACGCTCGACTGGTCCATGCTGACCTCAGCGAGTTTAACATGCT GTACCATAATGGAGACGCATATATTATAGATGTTTCCCAGTCTGTGGAACATGACCACCCTCATGCTTTGGAGTTTCTACGTAAAGACTGCAGTAATATTAATG ACTTCTTCCAGAAACATAATGTTGCTGTGATGACGGTGCGAGAGCTGTTTGAGTTTGTCACAGACCCCTCCATCACAAGTGACAACATCAACCAGTACCTAGAGAAG GCAATGGAGATAGCTTCCGCAAGAACAGCAGAGGAGAGAACCAACCAAGACAAAGTGGATGAGGAG GTGTTTAAGAAGGCCTACATTCCTCGTACGCTTAATGAAGTGAGTCATTATGAACGAGATGTGGACACCATGATGAAGAAGGAGCAGGGGTCGTCTGAGAACGTCCAGAATGACTGC gtcctgtaccagacagtgatggGTTTGAAGAAGGACCTTTCAGGTGTGCAAACG GTTCCCTCCTTGCTGGAAGGCTGTACTGAAGATGGGAGCTCCAGCaatgatgaagatgaggaggaggaggaggactcTGAAGCAGAGGACAGAGAAGAAAGGGACCAGGACAAGACTCAACCGCTGGACAAAAAG gaaagaaagaaattggCAAAAGAAGCTCAGAGAGAGAAACGAAAAAACAAAGTACCCAAGCATGTGAAGAAGCGCAAAGAGAAAGTTTCCAAGATGAAGAAAGGAAGATGA
- the nebl gene encoding nebulette codes for MNPHCARCGKIVYATEKVNCLDKYWHKACFHCEVCKMTLNMNNYKGYEKKPYCNSHYPKQTFTIVADTPENLRLRQQSELQSQVKYRKNFEESKGRGLRYLVDTPEVQRLKEAQDQISNVKYHKDFEVPGLHGVTQGMRGAYLVRAQGRPNHQTMGSGAAQQDVHQYIMEMDRRPGVIVAPVLPGAYYPSGHSQGHSYMHQTSMHSLRSMQLRSHPATMSVYRALYDYTAQDCDEVSFRDGDIIHNVQPIDEGWLYGTVQRTGRSGMLPANYVEGIR; via the exons ATGAACCCTCATTGTGCACGCTGTGGCAAAATAGTCTACGCTACAGAGAAGGTGAACTGCCTGGACAAG TACTGGCACAAAGCATGCTTCCACTGCGAGGTGTGTAAAATGACCCTCAACATGAACAACTACAAAGGATACGAGAAGAAGCCCTACTGCAATTC GCACTACCCGAAACAGACGTTCACCATTGTGGCTGATACGCCCGAGAACCTGCGACTGAGACAGCAGAGTGAGCTGCAGAGTCAG GTGAAGTACAGGAAGAATTTTGAAGAGAGTAAGGGCCGCGGTCTCAGGTATCTCGTGGACACACCAGAGGTGCAGAGACTAAAGGAAGCCCAGGATCAGATCAGCAAC GTTAAATATCATAAGGATTTTGAGGTTCCAGGGTTGCATGGGGTCACTCAGGGCATGCGAGGTGCTTATCTGGTGCGGGCACAAGGGAGACCCAACCATCAGACAATGGGAAGCGGTGCAGCACAACAGGACGTCCATCAGTACATCATGGAGATGGATCGGAGGCCAGGCGTCATTGTGG CGCCTGTTCTTCCTGGGGCATACTACCCGAGTGGACATAGCCAGGGACACAGCTACATGCATCAGACCAGCATGCACTCCCTGAGGTCCATGCAGCTGCGTTCACATCCAGCAACCATG agtgtttacagggCTTTGTATGACTACACTGCTCAGGACTGCGACGAGGTGTCGTTCCGAGATGGTGACATTATCCACAATGTGCAGCCCATCGATGAAGGCTGGCTGTACGGGACAGTGCAGCGGACCGGCCGCTCTGGCATGCTGCCCGCCAACTACGTAGAGGGCATTCGCTAG